The genomic region ACCCGCCATACGCATGCCGAACCGTGACGGGTTTGTTCGGGATCCACGACCAGACATTCGTTGAATCTGCGGGACGAGGAATCGCACGTGCCAATTCTAAGACGTGAGTGGCGCTGATCACTCTCCCAGAGTAGTGCTTTTTGCCTGGCTAAGGCGTATCCTCCACTTCCCTAACGTGGCGACCCTGGCCGGAGATGAGTTTGTGGGTGGTGACCCATGAATCTCGACTGGAACGCGCGTCAACAGTCGGCAGCCTGTCTTCTCGCGATCTTCATTACTACGTTCCTCTTCGGCTGTAAGGGCGAAGTCGCCTCCTCGCCGCCCCCTCAAGCGCTGGAAATCGGTGTGGTCACGGTGACACCCACTTCCGTGCCCGACGAGCCGGAGTTCATCGGTCAAGCGGAAGCCTCGCGGATCGTCGAAATTCGCTCACAGGTGACGGGCATCATTCAGGAACGTTTTTTCCAAGAGGGGAGGGAGGTCAAGAAGGGCGATCGGCTGTATCGGATCGATGAGGTGCCTTTCCGCGCGGCTGTCGTGAGTGCCAAAGGACGAGTCGCCCAGTCTGAAGCCCGTTTCGTTCACGCCAAACAAGATCTGGCTCGTGTGAAGCCGCTCCTCGAACAGGATGCCGTCAGCCAGAAGGATTTCGATGATGCGGTGGCCGAGCAACTGGCGGCCAAGGCCGCGCTGGAGACTGCGCATGGAGACTTGGACAAGGCCAAATTTGATTTGGATAATACAGTCATCGCGGCGCCGATCAGCGGATTGGTCGAGCGGACACGAGTCTACGAAGGCCGCTTGGTCTCGGCCCAGACGGATCTGCTCACCGTCATTCACCAGATTGATCCCATGTATGTCGTCGTCAACGCGCCGGAGGCCTTTCTGATCAAACGACGGGAGGATACGGCCGCCAAGAAGATCCAGCACCCCGGGGTCTACAAGCTGACGGGGACGCTTATTTTTCTCAATGGCAGCCGGTATGCGGAAGACGGGGTTCTGGATTTGCTCGATGTGGGATTGCGCAGCGACACCGGGGAACGGCCGGCACGCGTCACATTCCCCAACCATGACGGCATCATCATCCCCGGCCAGTTCGTGACCGTGCGCTTTCATGGAGTGACGCGGAGCAGCGTGATGTTGATTCCCCAGCGAGCCGTGCTGCAAGGGCCGAAGGGACCGATCGTCTACGTCGTCGATGCCGACAACAACGTGCAAATCCGTGACGTCAAGGCCACGGCCTGGCAAGGGACCCAATGGTTGGTGGAGGACGGCTTGGTCGCCGGAGAACGAGTCGTCGTGGACAGTTTGCAACGCGTCGTCCCTGGAACGGCCGTGAAGCCGGTCCCGGTCGAGACCGAGGCCGGGTCCTCCGGAAGTCCGCCATCCGATCCGAAGAGTCAGACAGCCAAATGAGCCCCCGGTTTTTCATTGACCGGCCGATCTTTGCCTCAGTCCTCTCGATCGTGATTGTGGTCGTCGGCCTGGTGGCGATGGCGACCCTGCCCATCGCGCAGTTTCCCCCGATCACTCCCCCCGTCGTGCAGATCGACGCCGACTACCCCGGAGCCAGTGCCGAGACCGTAGCGGATTCGGTCGCGCGTGTCATCGAGCTCCAGATCCCAGGGATCGACAATCTGCTCTACTACGACTCCACGAGCACGAATGACGGGCACATGACCCTCCGCCTGACGTTTCAGATCGGCACCAACATCGACATCGCGCAGGTCCAGGCGCAGAACCGGGAGAAACTGGCGGAACCGCAACTCCCGCCGGAAGTCATCCGCCAGGGCGTGTCGGTGAAGAAACTCTCGACCGACCTGCTGGCCGTGCTGGTGTTGCAGTCGGCCGATCCCAAGTACGACGCGTTCTTTCTCGCGAATTACGCCACTGTTCGCCTGGTGGATGACATCAGGCGTCTGCCGGGCGTGGGCGACGCCTATATTTTCGGACAGCAGAACTACAGCATGAGAATCGTCCTCGACCCGGTGCGCATGGCCCAACTCAGTCTCACCCCCAGCGACATCGTGAACGTCGTCCGGGAACAGAACCGGGACTTTCCCGCCGGCCTGGTCGGACGGGAACCCACACCCCAGGAGAACGAGCTCACGATTCCGATCATTACTCGCGGCCGGCTGACGGAGGTGAAGGACTTCGAAGAGATGATCGTCCGGGCGATGCCCAACGGCTCCATGATCCGCCTGAAGGACGTGGCCAGGATCGAACTGGGCGCTCAATCGTACGACCTGGAAGGCCGGTATCGGGCCAAACCGACGGCCCTGCTCCTGACGTTTCTCGCGCCGGGGTTCAACGCTCTCAACACGGTGAAAGCAGTCCGCAAGCGGATGGACGAACTGTCGAAGTCCTTCCCGCCAGGCGTCTCGTACGACGTGCCGTACAACACCACCAAATTTATCGAAGTGTCCGTCGAAGAAGTCGTCAAGACCTTGCGCGATGCGATGATCCTGGTGATCCTCGTCGTCTTTCTCTTCCTGCAGAGCTGGCGAGCGACGTTGATTCCGGCGGTGGCAGTGCCGGTATCGCTCATCGGGACGTTCGCCGGCATGGCTGCCCTCGGGTTCTCCATTAACACGCTGACGCTGTTCGGCATGATTCTCGCGATCGGGATCGTCGTAGACGACGCGATCGTCGTGGTCGAAAACGTCGAGCGCCACATGGAAGACGGATTGTCGCCCAAGGAGGCGGCCAACAAAGCGATGGAGGAAGTGACAGGTCCCGTGATCGCCATCGTGCTGGTCCTGGGTGCGGTGTTTGTGCCGGTGGGATTCATGGGCGGCATCACCGGACAGCTGTACAAGCAATTCGCCATTACCATCGCCATCTCGGTCGCCATTTCGGGGTTCGTGGCCTTGACGTTGAGCCCTGCGCTTGCCGCGTTAGTGCTCAACCCGCGTCATCCTTCGGAAAAGGGATTATTCTCCCACTTCAATCGCATGTTCGGCTGGGCCCAAGTCCGCTATGCCGGCGCCGTCGGCGGGACGATTTCACGTCCATGGCTGTCCCTCGCTTTGTTCGGCATGGTGGTGCTCCTGGCGCTGGCCCTTTTCCGCGTGACCCCCTCAGGTTTTCTGCCCGACGAGGATCAGGGCTACATCATCGTGGTCGCGCAGCTTCCCGACGGAGCTTCGAAGAAACGAACCAATGCCGTGATGGATAAGGTCGAAGGATTTTTTCTCGCGAATCCGTCCGTGTATGCGACGAACGGGCTGACCGGGCAGAATTTCGTCTTCGGCACCCGGGGAACCTACACCGCCACGTCATTCGTCCCCCTCAAGCCCTGGGACGAACGGAAGGAGCCGCATCAGCATGCGAAAGCGTTGATCGCCGACGCCTTCGCCGAGTTCAAGAAGTTCCGTGACGCGATCGTGCTGGCTTTCAACCCGCCGTCTATCAGAGGGCTCGGGGCCACGGGCGGATTCTCCATTCAAATCCAGGATCCCAGCGGAGGGGATTTCAGAAAATTTTCCGCCGTGACCAAGGATTTCATCGCCAAGGCCAGGCAAGACCCGGCCATCGGCGCCATCAGCACCAGCTTCCGCGTCACCGCGCCTCGGCTGTATGCCAACATCAACCGTGACCGGGCGAAAGCCCTCGGGATTCCCATTTCCGAAGTCTTCGACACGATGCAGGCCTACTTCGGCAACTTCTATATCAATGACTTCGTGAAATTCGGCCGGGTGTACCGTGTTCAAACCGAAGCAGAATCTCAATACCGCATGGCTCCGCAGGACATCTCCAAGATCTACGTGCGGGCCTTGAGCAGCCAGGGTCAGGCCATGATTCCGCTCGACACGGTCGTCACGACCGAAGCCACGAGCGGACCCGATCCAGTGACACACTTCAACGGGTTCAACACCGCCCTGGTCCTGGGGGCCTCGAGTCCAGGATACAGTTCCGGACAAACGCTGGATGCGCTCGAACGGGTGGCGCAGGACGTGTTGGTGCCCCAAGGGTATGCGATCGACTGGAGCGGTATTTCCTTCCAGGAACGGAAGGCGGGCACTCAATCATTTCTGGCATTCGGGTTTGGCCTGCTCATGGTCTTTCTGGTACTTGCGGCGCAGTACGAGAGTTGGACTGTGCCCTTCGCCGTGATCATTGCGGTGCCCTTCGGTGTCTTTGGAGCCTTGTCGGCGGTCTGGCTGCTCGGCATGAACAATGACATTTATTTCCAAATCGGGCTGGTCACCCTGATCGGACTGTCGGCCAAGAATGCCATCCTGATCGTGGAGTTCGCCAACCAGCAATACCAACAGGGCCACTCATTGGTGGACGCGGCAATCGAGGCCGCCAGGCTTCGCTTCCGTCCCATCATCATGACGTCGATGGCCTTCATTCTCGGCGTGCTGCCGTTGGTGATCGCCACGGGAGCCGGCGCCGCCAGCCGGCGATCGATCGGTACCGGTGTGCTCGGCGGCATGCTGGCGGCCACGTTCCTCGCCATCTTCTTCGTTCCGTTGTTCTTTGTACTGATCGGTAAACTCAATCAACGGGTCACCGGTCGTGGCGCGGTCACGCCGCCGCCCACGACGAGTCAGATACATCCTCAACGGGTTCTTCCTGCCGGGCGTTCGGGGTGACCGTGTATGGCCGGGTCTTGCCATTGACCTTCCATTTCGCGACGGAGGTACGATCATGCGCGATGTGATGCTCCGATCGTTCCTGGTGGGACTACTGGGACTGCTGGTCTCCTGCAAGATGGGGCCGGACTATGCCAGACCTGCCATTCCAGTTTCCGACTCATTCCGCATGGCGGAGGAAGAAAAGAACCTGCAATCCTTCGCCAATGTTCCGTGGTGGGACCTCTATCGAGATGAGGAACTCCAGAAACTCATTCGTCTCGCGCTGGAGGGGAACAAGGATCTCAAACGGGCCGTGGCGACCGTTGACGAATTCGCCGCGCGAGTGCTTGTCACCAGAACCGATTTTGCTCCCCAGATGAATGTGGCGGTGAATGCGCCGGGCTTCGGCAATACGAGAAATTTGTCCTTCCCCGGATTTCCCAACCTGTTCAACTACTATGTTCAGGGCAATCTCGCCTGGGAACTGGATATCTGGGGACGAATCCGCCGGTCCAATGAGGCGGCGATCGGAGACTTGCTCTCCCGGGAAGAGAACCGGCGGGGCATCATTCTGCAGATCGTCAGCGGAGTGGCCCAAGCCTACTTCGAATTACGGCAGTTCGATTTGCAGCGGGACATCGCCCTGCGGACCTTGGACGCGTGGGATGAATCCGTGCGGATTGCCCGGGCGCGATTCAAACAGGGCTATATCCATAGGCTGGACGTCGAACAGTTTGAGGCCGAGCGGGAGAATGCCGCGGCCCGGATTGCGGAATTGAAGCGGCAGATCGTGCAGAAGGAGAACGAGCTCAGCGTGTTGCTAGGGAGAAATCCCCATCAAATCTCGAGGGGGCGGGCCCTGACCGAACAGGTGATGCCGCCGGTCGTGCCGGCCGGCCTTCCCTCGGAATTACTCCAGCGCCGTCCGGACGTCGTGCAGGCCGAGCAACAGGTGGCCGCCGCAACCGCCAGGATCGGTCAGGCCAAGGCCGACCGATTTCCCAAACTGAGCATCACGGGCATTCTCGGTATCGCCAGTCCTCAGTTGACTCAGTTGGTGGCTCACGAGACCTTCTTCGGAGTGGCGGGTCCCAGCGTGGCCGGCCCCTTATTGAATGCACAGGTGTTGGGTTTCCAACAGGAGGCGGCTGAAGCCCAAGCAAGACAGACCGTCGCCCAATACGAACAGACCATTCTGGTGGCGTTCAGAGAAGTGGAGGATTCGTTGGTGGCAGTGTCCACAGCCGATGAGCAGGTGGCCGCACAAGCGCGGCAGGTCAAGGCACTCCAGGCGGCACTGCACCTGGCGAACCTGCGCTATAAAGGCGGGATTGCCAACTATCTCGATGTCCTCATTGCCCAGCGGAACCTCTTCGATGCCGAATTGTCATTGGCTTCGACGCGCCGACTGCACCTCGTCTCGGTGGTTCAACTCTACAAGGCCCTGGGCGGAGGCTGGCTGCCGGCACCGGCCACGGAGAGCCAAGAATCAGAGCAGCACGCCCGCATGGAATAGGCACGGGACGAGCGACGAATTTGGCCCGATAGAGAATCAGTCATTTCATCCATCGGACCAACGTGAGGCACGATGAGACCACGTCTTGCTGGAAAAGTTGCGGTGATTTCCGGAGGCGGCAGGGGATTGGGATTGGCGACAGCCAGACTCTTCGCGCGTGAGGGCGCCTCCGTGGTCATCGGACAGCGTGACCGCGTTGAAGGCGAACAGGCGGTGACCAGCATGCATGCCGACGGCGAACGCGCCTGTTTTTCCGCCCTGGACGTAACACAGGAAGACTCGTGGCAGCAGGTTATCCATACGGCTCTGGAAACGTTCGGCCGGCTCGACATATTGGTGAACAATGCAGGGGTCCTTCAAATGGAAGGCGTGGAGGATTTAACCCAAGACGTTTGGGACCATACCATTGCGGTGAATCAGACCGGCACGTGGCTCGGGATGAAAGCGGCCATTCCAGCCATGCGCAAAACAGGAGGAGGCTCGATCGTCAACGTCGCGTCAATCGCCGGCTTGATCGGCCATGGCCAAGTGTTTGCGTATCAGGCGAGTAAAGGCGCCGTGGTGATCATGTCCAAAAGCGCCGCCATTGAGTACGCGCGCGAAGGCATTCGGGTCAACACTGTCATTCCCGGCCCGGCCGATACCGCCATGTTCAGCCAGGTCGAGCAAGCCCTCGCACAGCAGGTCAAGAATCAGATTCCTTTGGGACGCATCGCACGACCGGAAGACGTTGCGTATGGCGTGCTCTATCTCGCATCCGACGAAGCCGCGTATGTAACGGGCACTGAATTGGTCATAGACGGAGGCTTCACGGCACAGTAAGCGGATCGGCGGTCGTGCAACCAACCCTGCCGTTCCCGTAGAATACGATCCGCCATCTGTCACGCATAGCTTACGAGTTTTTCACCGCGCCACTCGCCGTGGCGAAGGTGATTCGCCAAGGCAGACGAACACGTTCAACCAGTCACATCACTGAGAGGACCACGCCATGAAGAATGTCGACATGACCGTCGAAGGCACGATACTGACGATTAAGGTCGATCTCTCCAAAGAGTTCGGACCTTCCGCCTCGGGCAAGACCATCATCATCGCCTCGACTGAGGGGAATGTCACAATTCCGAATCGGGAGGAAAAGGTCGGGCTCAACGTGTATCGAAAGAAGCCATAATTTGTTTCCCGAAGATCTCTCTGCCTGGACGAAGCTCACTCTATTCCTCTTCGGTCGTTAGAAAAGGCTCGTGCCGGGAGGTGAGGGCCATGACCGTTTCGTAGAGTCGTTCGCTGGCTTCCTCCTTCGATACAAAGGCCGATGCGCCGGCCTTGCGCATCGATTCCCGGACATGCGGTGTATCGTTCACGGAGACTGCAATAATGACCGTTTCAGGGTGTTCTTTCTTGATCCGCGTGGTCGCCTCGATACCATCCATGCGCGGCATATTGATGTCCATGATGATGACGTCCGGCGCCCGCTTCGTTGCGATCGAGACTGCTTCCCGGCCGTCTGCCGCTTCCCCGATGATGAACAAATCAGGGTATTGGTCTAGGATGGCTCGAAGCCCCTGGCGGACCATGGCATGATCGTCCACGAGTAACACGCGGCGCACCCCGGTCGTCTTCGCTGATGGTGAAGAAACCTGTCCTTTATCTCCTGTTGCCTCCGAAGTCGATACGGACGGGGTGAGCGGGAGGCCCAATGTGACGGTCGTTCCCTTTCCCGGAACACTTTCGACTCGCAACCATCCTCCCAATTCCTCCATGCGTTCTTTGACGCTGAACAGTCCAAAACGATGCCCAGGCTGAGCTGGGGCGAGGCTGTCGGTGTTGAACCCCTGTCCATGATCCTGGACCGAGATTCTTAAGAGATGATCCGTCGCTTCCAACGTGAGGATAGCGTGATTCGTCCCGGCATGTTTGGCGACATTAAGCAGTAATTCGCGAATCGAGTGGAACAGTAAGATCGCTTGATGTTCAGCTAGCGTCAGCGTGGATGTGCCGACATGCGTTTCGACCGTGAGGCGATCTTTCTCCATCTGTTCAGCCAACCATTGGAGTGCGGTCGGTAGACCGAATTCATGCAATACCGATGGACTTAACTCCGCCATCAACGTTCTGGTGTAGTCGAGAGCTTTGATGAATGTGTCATCGACCTCTTGAAACAGCGTCTCCGCAGGGCCGCCCTTGCTCCGGAATTGTGCATGCAGGCTCGACAACTTCATCTTGCCGAGCACCAGCAACTGAGCCAAATAATCGTGCAGTTCTCCGGCCATGCGCTTACGCTCGCGCTGTTCGGTCAAGGTCAGCGTTTGAGCCATGGTGCGCAACCGTGACTGCGTGTGGACCAGCTCTTGCGTCCGCTTGTTCACCAATCGTTCAGCCTGGTC from Nitrospira japonica harbors:
- a CDS encoding efflux RND transporter periplasmic adaptor subunit, which codes for MNLDWNARQQSAACLLAIFITTFLFGCKGEVASSPPPQALEIGVVTVTPTSVPDEPEFIGQAEASRIVEIRSQVTGIIQERFFQEGREVKKGDRLYRIDEVPFRAAVVSAKGRVAQSEARFVHAKQDLARVKPLLEQDAVSQKDFDDAVAEQLAAKAALETAHGDLDKAKFDLDNTVIAAPISGLVERTRVYEGRLVSAQTDLLTVIHQIDPMYVVVNAPEAFLIKRREDTAAKKIQHPGVYKLTGTLIFLNGSRYAEDGVLDLLDVGLRSDTGERPARVTFPNHDGIIIPGQFVTVRFHGVTRSSVMLIPQRAVLQGPKGPIVYVVDADNNVQIRDVKATAWQGTQWLVEDGLVAGERVVVDSLQRVVPGTAVKPVPVETEAGSSGSPPSDPKSQTAK
- a CDS encoding multidrug efflux RND transporter permease subunit, which encodes MSPRFFIDRPIFASVLSIVIVVVGLVAMATLPIAQFPPITPPVVQIDADYPGASAETVADSVARVIELQIPGIDNLLYYDSTSTNDGHMTLRLTFQIGTNIDIAQVQAQNREKLAEPQLPPEVIRQGVSVKKLSTDLLAVLVLQSADPKYDAFFLANYATVRLVDDIRRLPGVGDAYIFGQQNYSMRIVLDPVRMAQLSLTPSDIVNVVREQNRDFPAGLVGREPTPQENELTIPIITRGRLTEVKDFEEMIVRAMPNGSMIRLKDVARIELGAQSYDLEGRYRAKPTALLLTFLAPGFNALNTVKAVRKRMDELSKSFPPGVSYDVPYNTTKFIEVSVEEVVKTLRDAMILVILVVFLFLQSWRATLIPAVAVPVSLIGTFAGMAALGFSINTLTLFGMILAIGIVVDDAIVVVENVERHMEDGLSPKEAANKAMEEVTGPVIAIVLVLGAVFVPVGFMGGITGQLYKQFAITIAISVAISGFVALTLSPALAALVLNPRHPSEKGLFSHFNRMFGWAQVRYAGAVGGTISRPWLSLALFGMVVLLALALFRVTPSGFLPDEDQGYIIVVAQLPDGASKKRTNAVMDKVEGFFLANPSVYATNGLTGQNFVFGTRGTYTATSFVPLKPWDERKEPHQHAKALIADAFAEFKKFRDAIVLAFNPPSIRGLGATGGFSIQIQDPSGGDFRKFSAVTKDFIAKARQDPAIGAISTSFRVTAPRLYANINRDRAKALGIPISEVFDTMQAYFGNFYINDFVKFGRVYRVQTEAESQYRMAPQDISKIYVRALSSQGQAMIPLDTVVTTEATSGPDPVTHFNGFNTALVLGASSPGYSSGQTLDALERVAQDVLVPQGYAIDWSGISFQERKAGTQSFLAFGFGLLMVFLVLAAQYESWTVPFAVIIAVPFGVFGALSAVWLLGMNNDIYFQIGLVTLIGLSAKNAILIVEFANQQYQQGHSLVDAAIEAARLRFRPIIMTSMAFILGVLPLVIATGAGAASRRSIGTGVLGGMLAATFLAIFFVPLFFVLIGKLNQRVTGRGAVTPPPTTSQIHPQRVLPAGRSG
- a CDS encoding efflux transporter outer membrane subunit, with translation MRDVMLRSFLVGLLGLLVSCKMGPDYARPAIPVSDSFRMAEEEKNLQSFANVPWWDLYRDEELQKLIRLALEGNKDLKRAVATVDEFAARVLVTRTDFAPQMNVAVNAPGFGNTRNLSFPGFPNLFNYYVQGNLAWELDIWGRIRRSNEAAIGDLLSREENRRGIILQIVSGVAQAYFELRQFDLQRDIALRTLDAWDESVRIARARFKQGYIHRLDVEQFEAERENAAARIAELKRQIVQKENELSVLLGRNPHQISRGRALTEQVMPPVVPAGLPSELLQRRPDVVQAEQQVAAATARIGQAKADRFPKLSITGILGIASPQLTQLVAHETFFGVAGPSVAGPLLNAQVLGFQQEAAEAQARQTVAQYEQTILVAFREVEDSLVAVSTADEQVAAQARQVKALQAALHLANLRYKGGIANYLDVLIAQRNLFDAELSLASTRRLHLVSVVQLYKALGGGWLPAPATESQESEQHARME
- a CDS encoding SDR family NAD(P)-dependent oxidoreductase: MRPRLAGKVAVISGGGRGLGLATARLFAREGASVVIGQRDRVEGEQAVTSMHADGERACFSALDVTQEDSWQQVIHTALETFGRLDILVNNAGVLQMEGVEDLTQDVWDHTIAVNQTGTWLGMKAAIPAMRKTGGGSIVNVASIAGLIGHGQVFAYQASKGAVVIMSKSAAIEYAREGIRVNTVIPGPADTAMFSQVEQALAQQVKNQIPLGRIARPEDVAYGVLYLASDEAAYVTGTELVIDGGFTAQ
- a CDS encoding MASE1 domain-containing protein, with amino-acid sequence MPFLPHQRPAVNVAVMALVTGVYFLAGKIGLGFASVHVSASPVWAPAGMAIALLLLFGPSIWPAILAGAFLVNVTTMGSLVTSAAIAVGNTLEGILAAWLLQRFAHGLQAFESTPDILKSALLAGFLSPTVSATIGAGSLLLGQHAAPEQFVVIWLTWWMGDATGILIVTPAILLWAQYPRIEWTRQQGLELGLLLLVLLLTCAVIFGPLMNTGHKYPLQFLLVPIMIWAAFHFGPRETATLTVLLAGWATFGTIHGRGPFASTSENESLLLGQAFLAVNSLMALALAAAVQERKDLEARFLDQAERLVNKRTQELVHTQSRLRTMAQTLTLTEQRERKRMAGELHDYLAQLLVLGKMKLSSLHAQFRSKGGPAETLFQEVDDTFIKALDYTRTLMAELSPSVLHEFGLPTALQWLAEQMEKDRLTVETHVGTSTLTLAEHQAILLFHSIRELLLNVAKHAGTNHAILTLEATDHLLRISVQDHGQGFNTDSLAPAQPGHRFGLFSVKERMEELGGWLRVESVPGKGTTVTLGLPLTPSVSTSEATGDKGQVSSPSAKTTGVRRVLLVDDHAMVRQGLRAILDQYPDLFIIGEAADGREAVSIATKRAPDVIIMDINMPRMDGIEATTRIKKEHPETVIIAVSVNDTPHVRESMRKAGASAFVSKEEASERLYETVMALTSRHEPFLTTEEE